The uncultured Fusobacterium sp. sequence CTATTTTCTCTACAAATACAGATCCTTTTTCTTGAATTCCATAAGCTCCTGCTTTGTCCATAGGTTCTTTACTTTGGATATACCATTTTATCATTTCATCATCCAATTTTCTAAAATATACTTTTGTTGAAGAATACTCTTTTATACTGATATTTTTTTCCTTGTTAATTAAAGAATAAGCAGTAATTACATTATGGCTTCTTCCTGATAACTTAGTTAAAAATTTATAAGCTTCCTCTTCATTTTTAGGTTTTCCTAAAATCTCTCCATCAACTTCAACAATAGTATCTGCTCCTACTACAAAAGCCTTTAGATTCTCTTTAGCAACTTCCTCTGTCTTTTTATAAGCAATATCTTTTATTTTTTCAATAACATCTTCTTCATCACTTATTTCTTCTATATTTTTACTTTTGATTTCCAAATTAAATCCTATATTTTCTAATATCTCTTTTCTCCTAGGAGATTTAGAAGCTAGTATCATTTTCCA is a genomic window containing:
- a CDS encoding Maf family protein, which encodes MILASKSPRRKEILENIGFNLEIKSKNIEEISDEEDVIEKIKDIAYKKTEEVAKENLKAFVVGADTIVEVDGEILGKPKNEEEAYKFLTKLSGRSHNVITAYSLINKEKNISIKEYSSTKVYFRKLDDEMIKWYIQSKEPMDKAGAYGIQEKGSVFVEKIEGDFFTVMGFPIEKFIKSLEKIGISLKDIGKI